Proteins encoded together in one Cydia pomonella isolate Wapato2018A chromosome 10, ilCydPomo1, whole genome shotgun sequence window:
- the LOC133521830 gene encoding sulfotransferase 1C4-like isoform X1, producing MAPWLELPFEIKDVSPEENKLITKCLLGYTKPFVKCGKNGYVMPGAFKKHAEEIYNMEVRPDDVWVVTFPRSGTTWTQEMVWLLKNDLDYNRSKEISLHERFPMLELTSKIPELAYNFIKVNFMNMGNFQGLDKAAKTPSWELLRDAPSPRFIKTHLPLSLLPPKLLKTAKVIYVARDPRDVAVSYYYLHKLTMKGMIRTSFRTFWDTYKRDLLPWTPIIAHTNEAWMKRHEPNLHFVFYEDMIKDLKKEVRSVSKFLGTTQYSDKELDHLTSYLSFDSLKKNKAVNNTVNGNGIQFIRKGEAGGWTSHFDAKMEVEAEEFMASRLQGLDLKYPSFSPNKECSYL from the exons ATGGCGCCGTGGTTGGAGTTACCGTTTGAAATAAAAGATGTTTCGCCGgaagaaaataaacttataacGAAGTGTCTTTTAG gttacacaaaacctttcGTGAAATGCGGAAAGAACGGCTACGTAATGCCAGGAGCCTTCAAAAAGCATGCCGAGGAAATATACAACATGGAAGTGAGACCGGACGACGTGTGGGTGGTCACGTTCCCTAGATCAG GGACAACATGGACTCAAGAGATGGTCTGGCTTCTTAAAAACGACCTAGACTACAATCGGTCCAAAGAAATTTCTCTGCATGAGAGATTCCCTATGTTAGA ATTGACTTCAAAGATACCTGAATTGGCTTATAACTTCATCAAAGTAAACTTCATGAACATGGGAAATTTTCAAGGATTGGACAAAGCCGCTAAAACGCCCAGCTGGGAGCTTCTAAGAGATGCTCCATCCCCTCGTTTTATCAAAACACATTTACCACTGTCTCTTCTACCTCCCAAGCTTCTAAAGACGGCCAAGGTTATCTACGTGGCGAGAGACCCTCGGGATGTTGCTGTGTCATATTATTACTTACATAAATTAACGATGAAGGGTATGATAAGGACATCGTTCCGGACATTTTGGGACACGTATAAAAGGGATTTAT TGCCATGGACACCAATTATAGCGCACACAAATGAAGCCTGGATGAAAAGACATGAACCGAATctccattttgtattttatgaagATATGATTAAG gATCTAAAAAAAGAAGTCCGTAGTGTAAGCAAGTTCCTGGGAACAACACAATACTCGGACAAGGAGCTCGACCACCTCACCAGCTACCTCAGCTTCGACAGCCTTAAGAAAAACAAGGCAGTCAACAACACAGTCAATGGAAATGGCATACAATTTATACGAAAag GAGAAGCGGGTGGCTGGACATCGCACTTTGACGCCAAGATGGAAGTAGAAGCAGAAGAATTCATGGCATCCAGGCTGCAGGGTCTAGATCTTAAATACCCCTCTTTTAGCCCAAACAAGGAGTGTTCTTACTTATGA
- the LOC133521830 gene encoding sulfotransferase 1C4-like isoform X2, producing the protein MEVRPDDVWVVTFPRSGTTWTQEMVWLLKNDLDYNRSKEISLHERFPMLELTSKIPELAYNFIKVNFMNMGNFQGLDKAAKTPSWELLRDAPSPRFIKTHLPLSLLPPKLLKTAKVIYVARDPRDVAVSYYYLHKLTMKGMIRTSFRTFWDTYKRDLLPWTPIIAHTNEAWMKRHEPNLHFVFYEDMIKDLKKEVRSVSKFLGTTQYSDKELDHLTSYLSFDSLKKNKAVNNTVNGNGIQFIRKGEAGGWTSHFDAKMEVEAEEFMASRLQGLDLKYPSFSPNKECSYL; encoded by the exons ATGGAAGTGAGACCGGACGACGTGTGGGTGGTCACATTCCCTAGATCAG GGACAACATGGACTCAAGAGATGGTCTGGCTTCTTAAAAACGACCTAGACTACAATCGGTCCAAAGAAATTTCTCTGCATGAGAGATTCCCTATGTTAGA ATTGACTTCAAAGATACCTGAATTGGCTTATAACTTCATCAAAGTAAACTTCATGAACATGGGAAATTTTCAAGGATTGGACAAAGCCGCTAAAACGCCCAGCTGGGAGCTTCTAAGAGATGCTCCATCCCCTCGTTTTATCAAAACACATTTACCACTGTCTCTTCTACCTCCCAAGCTTCTAAAGACGGCCAAGGTTATCTACGTGGCGAGAGACCCTCGGGATGTTGCTGTGTCATATTATTACTTACATAAATTAACGATGAAGGGTATGATAAGGACATCGTTCCGGACATTTTGGGACACGTATAAAAGGGATTTAT TGCCATGGACACCAATTATAGCGCACACAAATGAAGCCTGGATGAAAAGACATGAACCGAATctccattttgtattttatgaagATATGATTAAG gATCTAAAAAAAGAAGTCCGTAGTGTAAGCAAGTTCCTGGGAACAACACAATACTCGGACAAGGAGCTCGACCACCTCACCAGCTACCTCAGCTTCGACAGCCTTAAGAAAAACAAGGCAGTCAACAACACAGTCAATGGAAATGGCATACAATTTATACGAAAag GAGAAGCGGGTGGCTGGACATCGCACTTTGACGCCAAGATGGAAGTAGAAGCAGAAGAATTCATGGCATCCAGGCTGCAGGGTCTAGATCTTAAATACCCCTCTTTTAGCCCAAACAAGGAGTGTTCTTACTTATGA